In Meleagris gallopavo isolate NT-WF06-2002-E0010 breed Aviagen turkey brand Nicholas breeding stock unplaced genomic scaffold, Turkey_5.1 ChrUn_random_7180001955487, whole genome shotgun sequence, the following proteins share a genomic window:
- the LOC104917094 gene encoding noelin-2-like, whose translation MTDAVTPSTDSRVWYMDGYSRGRRVLEFRSLQDFASGQNFVQHLLPQPWAGTGHVVYNGSLYYNKYQSNVAVRYHLASRSVVAQRSLPGAGYNNTFPYSWGGFSDIDLMADEGGLWAVYTSNQKAGNIVLSRLDPHTLEVCWGRAAIAGGSVSFRGLCCPLVGIRGYCRIGFTVP comes from the coding sequence gtCTGGTACATGGACGGTTATTCCAGAGGACGCCGCGTTTTGGAATTCCGCTCCCTGCAGGACTTTGCGTCGGGGCAGAACTTcgtgcagcacctcctgcctcAACCGTGGGCCGGGACGGGGCACGTGGTTTACAACGGCTCCCTTTATTACAACAAATATCAGAGCAACGTGGCCGTTCGTTATCACCTGGCGTCCCGAAGCGTCGTGGCTCAACGCAGCCTCCCGGGTGCCGGATATAACAACACCTTCCCTTATTCCTGGGGGGGTTTCTCCGACATCGATCTCATGGCGGACGAGGGGGGGCTGTGGGCCGTCTACACCAGCAATCAGAAGGCGGGGAACATCGTGCTGAGCCGCCTGGACCCGCACACCTTGGAGGTGTGTTGGGGTCGGGCTGCGATTGCTGGGGGAAGTGTTTCGTTTCGTGGTCTCTGCTGCCCCCTGGTGGGCATTCGGGGGTATTGCAGGATTGGCTTTACCGTCCCCTAG